A stretch of Brassica napus cultivar Da-Ae chromosome C6, Da-Ae, whole genome shotgun sequence DNA encodes these proteins:
- the LOC125588817 gene encoding uncharacterized protein LOC125588817, whose amino-acid sequence MCSDIIIHNNRSASMAFHSEKSILVKVVFSLLLLLPLSQSNAARVPSTPRVPIGPRRPICPACVCCEPAPIGRCCRCCASPIVTQTHHHSQSP is encoded by the exons ATGTGCTCTGATATCATAATCCATAACAATAGAAGTGCATCAATGGCGTTTCACAGTGAAAAGTCCATCTTAGTGAAGGTGGTCTTCTCTCTGCTACTTCTTCTTCCCCTATCACAAAGCAACGCTGCTCGTGTTCCTTCGACCCCCAGAG TTCCCATTGGCCCCAGGCGACCGATTTGCCCGGCTTGTGTGTGTTGCGAGCCAGCGCCAATAGGAAGGTGCTGCAGATGTTGTGCATCTCCTATCGTCACTCAGACTCATCACCACTCTCAATCTCcatga